In Bacteroidota bacterium, one DNA window encodes the following:
- a CDS encoding PKD domain-containing protein — protein MNIRVLLIYIAALAFLSACKSDPATSTTSNSNNALEVLPSTIHATRYTTVAVSARMNGVAQSDVYYTFDFGDGAGVTPPTGSQIEHFFLTPGTFTVTAKAFDRFRDTLLASTTVPAIVDDTIHWMSVTPHQVDTSVITTDSTLRLGILPPVFSAYSNSKYVSSVSIHVTTTGLDTVLAPMGAFSQPTLFRLGTYKIVYSAFDQANNLFGRDSATVTLRKR, from the coding sequence ATGAACATTCGAGTCCTACTCATATACATCGCTGCGTTGGCATTTCTAAGTGCTTGCAAAAGCGACCCGGCTACGTCAACGACGAGCAATTCGAACAATGCGTTGGAGGTTCTGCCGTCAACGATACACGCAACACGCTATACTACCGTCGCAGTGAGCGCCCGCATGAACGGCGTTGCGCAGAGTGACGTGTACTACACCTTCGATTTTGGTGATGGAGCGGGTGTTACCCCCCCGACGGGGTCTCAGATCGAGCACTTCTTTCTTACACCTGGTACGTTCACCGTCACCGCCAAGGCCTTCGACCGATTCCGGGATACACTGCTCGCAAGCACAACGGTACCTGCAATTGTCGACGATACGATCCACTGGATGAGCGTTACTCCACATCAGGTTGACACCTCGGTGATCACGACGGACAGTACGCTCCGCCTCGGCATTTTGCCTCCAGTGTTCTCTGCGTACTCGAATAGTAAGTACGTGTCCTCGGTTTCGATACACGTTACGACGACCGGTCTGGATACGGTACTCGCTCCGATGGGAGCATTCTCCCAGCCAACACTCTTTCGTCTTGGGACATACAAGATTGTGTACTCAGCATTCGATCAGGCAAATAACCTCTTCGGCCGCGATTCTGCAACGGTCACACTCCGCAAACGATAG